The following coding sequences lie in one Silene latifolia isolate original U9 population chromosome 5, ASM4854445v1, whole genome shotgun sequence genomic window:
- the LOC141655946 gene encoding wall-associated receptor kinase 2-like, whose translation MRLINNFILIFVIATMKHLIITSVATAIEAEEGATDIQWTLHEKCPNKCGNVTIPYPFGIGTGCYYNESINDIFYKIDCDNKSKDDTPRPMYAGLEVLDILLPEGEIRVSGAISHICFTKNGKQVFQNNATISMGGRFTISSTKSVFAAIGCDTFAWFKGMRHKQSYYTGCMTVCDTIHEVVANGTCKDLGCCTTPVPEGVTNITVEAQSFHQHKDVIGFNPCGSAFVVEKNALYFRIDNVTNVPLKSGELPVIFDWMIGTENCAIAQARGTCLCNGNGNSTCDDSSVNAGYRCKCNDGYSGNPYLANGCKDVDECADQGLNNCKKQEYCINSNGGYSCRCPKGFHGDGTKTGTCIPHRKEISTTSFKVSVGVGGSIIGSIMLAFVLYLQREKKRLKIARETFFRQNGGHLLHQRLISGRDVKVEMLKVFTIEELEKATNKYNDNNIIGEGGFGVVYKGTLDNNQVVAIKKSRKVDSAQTEQFINEVVILSQLNNRHVVKLLGCCLETELPLLVYEFIDNGTLSDHLHDEMKASLLKWDMRLKIASQVAEVLSYLHTTISIPIIHRDIKSTNILLDQNYMAKVADFGASRLVPVDQDHLATIILGTRGYLDPEYLQTSELTQKSDVYSFGVVLVELFTREYALSFDRPENERCLANFFLMKLKEDRLLEIIDKTMASNEVLEQVREVANLAHWCLRLKGDERPTMKQVAAELERIRGRVGLGPQPLVRCSMVNRNDNDAYLSGESSMPPKESDGCHKGSTMESSNSQVSSLLDSLEFAR comes from the exons ATGAGATTAATCAATAATTTTATCCTAATATTTGTTATTGCAACCATGAAACACTTGATAATCACATCGGTCGCGACAGCAATCGAAGCAGAGGAAGGAGCAACAGACATCCAATGGACATTGCACGAAAAATGCCCAAACAAATGTGGTAACGTTACAATCCCGTACCCATTTGGTATAGGAACGGGATGTTATTACAACGAGAGTATCAACGACATTTTTTACAAAATCGATTGTGATAACAAGTCCAAAGACGACACACCTCGACCCATGTATGCAGGGCTAGAGGTGCTAGACATCTTATTACCTGAAGGAGAAATTCGCGTTTCTGGCGCAATTTCTCACATTTGTTTTACCAAAAATGGCAAACAAGTTTTCCAAAACAACGCGACAATTTCCATGGGAGGTAGATTTACGATTTCTAGTACCAAAAGTGTTTTCGCGGCCATAGGGTGTGACACCTTTGCTTGGTTCAAAGGAATGCGTCATAAGCAATCATATTATACTGGATGTATGACAGTATGTGACACAATCCACGAGGTTGTTGCGAATGGAACGTGTAAAGATCTCGGTTGTTGTACTACTCCAGTACCCGAGGGCGTGACCAATATTACCGTTGAAGCCCAAAGTTTTCACCAGCACAAGGATGTTATCGGGTTTAATCCTTGTGGTTCTGCATTTGTTGTTGAGAAAAATGCTTTGTATTTTCGGATTGATAACGTAACCAATGTGCCCCTTAAGTCAGGGGAGCTCCCGGTTATCTTTGATTGGATGATTGGTACGGAGAATTGCGCAATAGCTCAAGCAAGAGGGACATGTTTGTGCAATGGCAATGGCAATAGTacttgtgatgattcaagtgttaatGCTGGTTATCGGTGCAAATGTAACGATGGATACTCGGGTAATCCATACTTAGCAAATGGTTGCAAag ATGTGGATGAGTGTGCTGATCAAGGCCTCAACAACTGTAAAAAGCAAGAATATTGTATCAATTCTAACGGTGGATATAGTTGTCGCTGCCCAAAGGGCTTCCATGGCGATGGGACAAAGACGGGTACTTGTATACCTCATCGCAAGGAAATTTCTACGACATCTTTCAAGGTCTCGGTTG GTGTTGGTGGTAGTATCATTGGTTCAATAATGCTAGCATTTGTACTATACTTGCAACGAGAGAAAAAGCGTCTAAAGATAGCTCGCGAGACCTTCTTCAGACAAAATGGCGGTCACTTGTTGCATCAAAGGCTCATCTCTGGAAGAGATGTAAAGGTCGAAATGCTCAAAGTATTCACCATCGAAGAACTTGAAAAGGCGACAAACAAATATAACGATAACAATATCATAGGCGAGGGTGGATTTGGTGTCGTTTACAAAGGAACCTTGGATAACAATCAAGTAGTTGCCATTAAGAAGTCTCGCAAGGTAGACTCTGCCCAAACCGAGCAATTCATTAATGAAGTCGTCATATTATCTCAATTGAATAACCGGCATGTGGTGAAGCTCTTAGGGTGTTGTCTTGAGACCGAGTTACCATTACTTGTCTACGAGTTTATTGACAATGGAACGTTAAGCGACCATTTACATGATGAGATGAAAGCGTCTCTGCTTAAGTGGGATATGAGGCTTAAAATCGCGTCTCAAGTGGCCGAGGTTCTATCCTATTTACACACCACAATTTCGATACCTATAATTCATAGAGATATCAAGTCCACCAACATTCTTTTGGACCAAAATTACATGGCCAAAGTGGCCGATTTTGGAGCGTCAAGGTTGGTTCCAGTCGATCAAGATCATTTAGCCACTATAATCCTAGGAACGCGTGGTTATTTGGATCCTGAGTACTTACAAACAAGTGAATTAACTCAAAAGAGTGATGTCTACAGCTTTGGAGTAGTTCTGGTCGAACTTTTTACTAGAGAATATGCACTTTCTTTTGATAGGCCTGAAAATGAGAGATGCCTTGCCAACTTCTTTCTCATGAAATTGAAGGAAGATCGACTTCTCGAGATCATTGACAAAACAATGGCTAGTAATGAAGTGTTGGAGCAAGTAAGAGAAGTAGCTAATCTTGCTCATTGGTGCTTGAGATTGAAGGGTGATGAGAGACCAACTATGAAGCAAGTTGCGGCCGAGCTAGAGAGAATAAGAGGAAGGGTTGGACTTGGACCGCAACCCTTGGTTAGATGTAGTATGGTGAACCGAAATGACAATGATGCATACTTGAGTGGTGAGTCGTCGATGCCACCAAAGGAAAGTGATGGTTGCCATAAGGGAAGTACCATGGAGTCTTCTAATAGCCAAGTTAGTAGCCTTTTGGATTCCTTAGAATTTGCAAGATAG
- the LOC141657916 gene encoding wall-associated receptor kinase 2-like, with protein sequence MRLTNNLVLIFVIITTMKLLFTSAVVVIGVEEGATPTRLTLHEKCPNKCGNVTIPYPFGIGKGCYYNDTIDDLFYKIDCETNSHNDPPRPMYGGLEVLDIALPEGEIRISNTISHICFDKNGKQILQNNSTLTMGRFTISSTKNVFAAIGCDTYAWFEGMRQERSYHTGCMSVCDTINDIVANGTCKDLGCCTTPVPEGVTNITIEAQSFAQHKDVIGFNPCGSAFVVEKNNFNFSIGNLTKVPNKPGELPVVFDWMIGTEICSIARARGKCLCKGNSICDDSSINVGYRCKCKDGYSGNPYLPNGCNDVDECADQGLNNCKKQEYCINTNGGFSCRCPKGFHGDGTKTGTCISYQKEASSTSFKVSVGVGGLIIASIMLAFVLFWQRERKRLRIARQSFFTENGGHLLHQRLSSGRDVSVEMLKIFTIEELEKATNKCNDNNIIGKGGFGVVYKGTLDNNQVVAIKRSLKVDSAQTEQFINEVVVLSQLNNRHVVKLLGCCLETELPLLVYEFIDNGTLHEHLHNERKAFLLKWDMRLKIASQVAEVLSYLHTTISIPIIHRDIKSTNILLDRNYMAKVADFGASRLVPMDQAHLATMVIGTCGYLDPEYLQTSELTQKSDVYSFGVVLVELFTREYAVSSNRPENERCLANFFLMKLKEDRFLEIIDKTIASEEMLGQVKELANLAQWCLRLKGDERPTMKEVAAELERIRGRVRSQPLSMVNQYDNDVYLHGESSRRGEQSDSCHKGSTMESSNSQISSLLASLEYGR encoded by the exons ATGAGATTAACCAATAATTTGGTCCTAATATTTGTTATTATTACAACCATGAAACTCTTATTCACGTCGGCCGTGGTAGTGATCGGAGTCGAGGAGGGAGCGACACCCACCCGATTAACATTACACGAAAAATGTCCAAACAAATGTGGTAACGTAACAATCCCGTACCCATTTGGTATAGGAAAAGGATGTTATTACAACGACACAATCGACGACCTTTTTTACAAAATCGATTGTGAAACTAATTCCCACAACGACCCACCTCGACCCATGTACGGTGGACTAGAGGTGCTAGACATCGCGTTACCTGAAGGAGAAATTCGAATCTCTAACACAATTTCTCACATTTGTTTCGACAAAAATGGTAAACAAATTTTACAAAATAATTCGACTCTCACCATGGGACGATTCACCATTTCGAGTACAAAAAATGTTTTCGCGGCCATAGGGTGTGACACTTACGCTTGGTTCGAAGGGATGCGTCAAGAACGATCATACCATACAGGATGTATGTCAGTATGTGACACAATCAACGACATTGTTGCGAATGGAACGTGTAAAGATCTCGGTTGTTGTACTACTCCGGTCCCTGAGGGTGTGACCAATATTACGATTGAGGCTCAAAGTTTTGCTCAACATAAGGATGTTATAGGGTTTAATCCTTGTGGGTCTGCCTTCGTCGTTGAAAAGAATAACTTCAATTTTAGTATTGGTAACTTGACTAAGGTGCCCAATAAGCCGGGAGAGCttccggttgtttttgattggaTGATTGGAACCGAGATTTGCTCAATAGCTCGAGCAAGAGGGAAATGCTTGTGTAAGGGAAATAGTATTTGTGATGATTCGAGTATTAATGTTGGATATCGATGCAAGTGTAAAGATGGATACTCAGGCAACCCATACTTACCTAATGGCTGCAACG ATGTGGATGAGTGTGCTGATCAAGGGCTCAACAATTGTAAAAAGCAAGAATATTGCATCAACACTAATGGCGGTTTCAGTTGTCGTTGTCCTAAGGGCTTCCATGGCGATGGCACAAAGACGGGTACTTGTATTTCTTATCAGAAGGAAGCATCTTCAACTTCATTCAAGGTCTCAGTTG GTGTTGGAGGTCTCATCATTGCTTCAATAATGCTAGCATTCGTGCTATTTTGGCAACGCGAGAGAAAGCGCCTAAGGATAGCTCGACAAAGCTTCTTCACAGAAAATGGAGGTCACTTATTGCATCAAAGGCTTTCTTCTGGAAGAGATGTATCAGTTGAAATGCTAAAAATATTCACCATTGAAGAACTCGAAAAGGCTACTAACAAATGCAATGACAATAATATCATAGGCAAAGGCGGATTTGGCGTAGTATACAAAGGAACCTTAGATAACAATCAAGTAGTTGCCATCAAGAGATCCCTCAAAGTAGACTCGGCCCAAACCGAGCAATTCATTAATGAAGTCGTTGTATTGTCTCAATTGAATAACCGGCATGTGGTGAAGCTCTTAGGGTGTTGTCTTGAGACCGAGTTACCATTACTTGTGTACGAGTTTATCGACAATGGAACATTACATGAACACTTGCATAATGAAAGGAAGGCATTTCTCCTTAAGTGGGATATGAGGCTCAAAATCGCGTCTCAAGTGGCCGAGGTTTTATCCTATTTGCACACCACAATTTCGATACCTATAATTCACAGAGATATCAAGTCGACCAACATTCTCCTAGACCGTAATTACATGGCCAAAGTAGCCGATTTTGGAGCATCAAGGTTGGTTCCGATGGATCAAGCTCATTTAGCCACCATGGTTATAGGAACATGTGGTTATTTGGATCCTGAGTACTTACAGACAAGTGAACTGACCCAAAAGAGCGATGTCTACAGCTTTGGAGTTGTTCTGGTCGAACTTTTTACTAGAGAATATGCAGTTTCTTCTAATAGACCGGAAAATGAGAGATGCCTAGCCAACTTCTTTCTAATGAAATTGAAGGAAGATCGATTTCTCGAGATCATTGACAAAACAATAGCAAGTGAAGAAATGTTGGGGCAAGTAAAAGAACTAGCTAATCTTGCTCAATGGTGCTTGAGATTAAAGGGTGATGAGAGACCAACTATGAAGGAAGTTGCGGCCGAGCTAGAAAGAATAAGAGGAAGGGTTCGATCACAACCGTTGAGTATGGTGAACCAATACGACAATGATGTATACTTGCACGGTGAGTCGTCGAGACGAGGGGAACAAAGTGATAGTTGTCATAAGGGAAGTACCATGGAGTCTTCTAATAGCCAGATTAGTAGCCTTTTGGCATCCTTAGAATATGGTAGATGA